A part of Kitasatospora kifunensis genomic DNA contains:
- a CDS encoding glycoside hydrolase family 5 protein: MKRFATRALSAGAVLLSLLVWSTGTGAATAPTATARPAVLTGRQLADSWTGPLSTKGRYIVDANGRRFKLMSGNWEGAQGTWTGSGDADDPANNAHGEPSYNMPLGLDRAPIATILAGFHSLGINSIRLPFSNALIHNTTPVPDAAVAANPQLRGDTPLQVYDAVVAALTGDGFAVILNNHTTTARWCCGLDGNERWNSGQTTQQWEADWLFMVRRYQSNKRVVGADLRNEVRRDVTDDPNWGWGDAHDENAAFEEAGNQILRADPDMLIIMEGINWTGIPLNGLPHGRPMLTPVATLSNTLIESDKLVYSAHFYAYTGPANSGASSGLGVTSDPRYEDFTPAQLAQVVNQEALFVTQSGQHFTAPVWVSEFGAAGRGESDPKEVSWFDNFADILAANDTDFAIWPLVGWTDSTGAPMDNWAMLSYDAKGKQLSVNDPGDWRAADWNKLLTAPSLAGPVPDVNHWNMLDLDHADYDVSASMLALPDWDSGARKGACPDTERLVGLGRSSSRGLCTDAGEPAKSGAPNVVVTDERYVTDGDWAAGYNKLQCPDGDFAVGYSVRSGAMSSLLCAPAARALPGGGRDVWFDHGDNRPGTGGSSSSDWASEDYKGQCGDDEYVAGVAYTWQWVQEGVPDALLCRPLS; encoded by the coding sequence ATGAAGAGGTTCGCGACCCGCGCCCTATCCGCCGGTGCTGTACTGCTCTCCCTGCTCGTCTGGTCGACCGGCACCGGTGCGGCCACCGCACCAACGGCCACCGCCCGCCCGGCGGTGTTGACCGGCCGTCAGCTCGCCGACTCGTGGACCGGGCCGCTGAGCACCAAGGGCCGGTACATCGTGGACGCCAACGGGCGGCGGTTCAAGCTGATGTCCGGCAACTGGGAGGGCGCGCAGGGCACCTGGACCGGCAGCGGGGACGCCGACGACCCGGCGAACAACGCGCACGGCGAGCCGTCGTACAACATGCCGCTGGGTCTGGACCGGGCGCCGATCGCCACCATCCTGGCGGGGTTCCACAGCCTGGGCATCAACAGCATCCGGCTGCCGTTCTCCAACGCGCTGATCCACAACACCACCCCGGTACCGGACGCGGCCGTCGCCGCCAACCCGCAGCTGCGCGGCGACACCCCGCTGCAGGTCTACGACGCGGTGGTGGCGGCGCTGACCGGTGACGGCTTCGCCGTGATTCTCAACAACCACACCACCACCGCTCGTTGGTGCTGCGGACTGGACGGCAACGAGCGCTGGAACAGCGGCCAGACCACCCAGCAGTGGGAGGCCGACTGGCTCTTCATGGTGCGGCGCTACCAGTCCAACAAGCGGGTCGTCGGAGCCGACCTGCGCAACGAGGTGCGCCGCGACGTCACCGACGACCCCAACTGGGGCTGGGGCGACGCCCACGACGAGAACGCGGCCTTCGAGGAGGCCGGCAACCAGATCCTGCGGGCCGATCCGGACATGCTGATCATCATGGAGGGCATCAACTGGACCGGCATCCCGCTGAACGGGCTGCCGCACGGACGGCCGATGCTGACCCCGGTCGCCACCCTCTCCAACACCCTGATCGAGTCCGACAAGCTCGTCTACTCGGCGCACTTCTACGCCTACACCGGTCCTGCCAACTCCGGTGCCAGCAGCGGGCTCGGCGTCACCAGTGACCCGCGCTACGAGGACTTCACACCCGCCCAGCTCGCCCAAGTGGTCAACCAGGAAGCACTGTTCGTCACCCAGTCGGGCCAGCACTTCACCGCACCGGTCTGGGTGAGCGAGTTCGGCGCGGCCGGACGCGGCGAGAGCGACCCCAAGGAAGTCAGCTGGTTCGACAACTTCGCCGACATCCTGGCCGCCAACGACACCGACTTCGCGATCTGGCCCCTGGTCGGCTGGACCGACAGTACCGGTGCGCCGATGGACAACTGGGCCATGCTCTCGTACGACGCCAAGGGCAAGCAGCTGAGCGTCAACGACCCCGGCGACTGGCGCGCTGCCGACTGGAACAAGCTGCTCACCGCGCCCAGCCTGGCCGGTCCGGTGCCCGACGTGAACCACTGGAACATGCTCGACCTCGACCACGCCGACTACGACGTCTCGGCGTCCATGCTCGCGCTGCCCGACTGGGACTCCGGCGCCCGCAAGGGCGCCTGCCCCGACACCGAGCGCCTGGTGGGCCTGGGCCGCAGCAGCAGCCGCGGCCTGTGCACGGACGCCGGCGAGCCTGCGAAGAGCGGGGCGCCGAACGTGGTGGTCACCGACGAGCGGTACGTCACCGACGGCGACTGGGCGGCAGGGTACAACAAACTGCAGTGCCCCGATGGCGACTTCGCGGTGGGGTACAGCGTGCGCAGCGGCGCGATGTCCTCGCTGCTCTGCGCCCCCGCCGCGCGGGCACTGCCCGGCGGCGGGCGGGACGTCTGGTTCGACCACGGCGACAACCGGCCGGGCACCGGCGGGTCCAGCAGCAGTGACTGGGCCTCCGAGGACTACAAGGGGCAGTGCGGGGACGACGAGTACGTGGCGGGCGTCGCGTACACCTGGCAGTGGGTGCAGGAGGGCGTCCCGGACGCCCTGCTCTGCCGACCGCTGAGCTGA
- a CDS encoding integrase core domain-containing protein, translating to MWQILHAAAIDPAPRRTGPTWREFLTAQAEEMEILKSAPRVPRMNAHCERVIGSIRREALDHVLIMNEAHARHVLAAYQRHYNEHRPHRARNQIPPGADQQPTTAHDLEDRRLLRTRVLGGVINEYRYAA from the coding sequence GTGTGGCAGATCCTCCACGCGGCGGCCATCGACCCAGCGCCGCGCCGCACCGGCCCGACCTGGCGCGAGTTCCTCACCGCCCAGGCCGAGGAGATGGAGATCCTCAAGAGTGCGCCGCGAGTTCCCCGGATGAACGCCCACTGCGAACGGGTGATCGGCAGCATCCGGCGTGAGGCCCTGGACCATGTCCTCATCATGAACGAGGCCCACGCCCGGCACGTCCTGGCCGCCTACCAGCGGCACTACAACGAGCACCGTCCCCACCGCGCCCGCAACCAGATACCACCCGGCGCCGATCAGCAGCCCACCACCGCTCACGACCTCGAAGACCGCAGACTCCTGCGTACACGCGTCCTCGGCGGCGTCATCAACGAGTATCGATACGCAGCTTGA
- a CDS encoding aggregation-promoting factor C-terminal-like domain-containing protein produces MPVIAARMRKSAALLASAAGIGALAMTIAPTAASAATPQEIAASIVPANQLASFSQIVSHESGWNVTATNPSSGSYGLGQALPAEKMASAGADWRTNPTTQIKWAYDYMNSRYGSPNQAWDWWQAHHWY; encoded by the coding sequence ATGCCCGTGATTGCCGCCCGCATGCGCAAGTCCGCCGCCCTGCTCGCCTCCGCCGCCGGTATCGGTGCCCTGGCCATGACCATCGCCCCGACCGCCGCCTCGGCCGCCACCCCGCAGGAGATCGCCGCCTCGATCGTCCCGGCGAACCAGCTGGCCTCCTTCTCCCAGATCGTCTCCCACGAGAGTGGCTGGAACGTCACCGCGACCAACCCGTCCTCGGGCTCCTACGGTCTGGGCCAGGCACTGCCGGCCGAGAAGATGGCCTCCGCCGGTGCCGACTGGCGGACCAACCCCACCACCCAGATCAAGTGGGCCTACGACTACATGAACTCCCGCTACGGCAGCCCGAACCAGGCGTGGGACTGGTGGCAGGCCCACCACTGGTACTGA
- a CDS encoding multicopper oxidase family protein, with the protein MIRALTAVVLLMSATLGTEAVAASTAAADSPPPTAAQEEGMTAGAPFRDPADAEIHQDLTITLDAASTRFDLSGRKVWGQSYNGVFVAPTIRVRPGSTVAVHLVNHLPVATNLHFHGLHVSPSDHSDNPFLCVSPGSSITYSLAIPAEHPLGTYWYHSHAMGTACPPSGSPTAQELSASDFVPGDVENQIFAGLSGALLVGDDRTLLPRPLRHIPAHTFVLKDAQIDATGHIVQNTATTSINSNDPTVRLVNGQLRPVLSMKPRQTQLWRLVNAGADIIYQLQLDGHHFTVIGEDGTPVARTTTADTLLLPPGKRYDVLVTADGGPRKAILRTTAYSNGPQGDSYPDVALADIVVPGHPVHRLPTVSGAMPTAPRDLSPAPIARHRALDLSENDAGTAFYINSQQFSTDTSIFDAPARLGTVEEWTIRNLSGEDHPFHLHTNHFQVMSVNNVTQPYTHQQDIVLVPHAVNGVPGQVVLRVSLADYTGRWLFHCHIAAHEDNGMMNFINVAS; encoded by the coding sequence TTGATCCGCGCGCTGACGGCAGTGGTCCTGCTGATGTCGGCGACCCTCGGGACCGAGGCCGTCGCGGCATCGACAGCGGCGGCCGACTCGCCACCGCCCACCGCCGCCCAGGAAGAAGGGATGACGGCTGGAGCGCCCTTCCGCGACCCCGCCGACGCCGAAATCCACCAGGATCTGACCATCACCCTGGACGCGGCCTCGACGCGGTTCGACCTGTCCGGACGCAAGGTATGGGGACAGTCGTACAACGGTGTGTTCGTCGCTCCCACCATCCGCGTGAGACCCGGTTCGACCGTCGCCGTCCATCTGGTCAACCACCTGCCGGTCGCCACCAACCTGCACTTCCACGGCCTGCACGTCTCACCGTCGGACCACTCGGACAACCCCTTCCTGTGCGTATCCCCGGGCAGCTCCATCACCTACTCGCTGGCCATCCCGGCCGAGCATCCGCTCGGCACGTACTGGTACCACAGCCACGCCATGGGCACCGCCTGTCCACCGTCCGGCTCACCGACCGCGCAGGAGCTGTCCGCCTCCGACTTCGTCCCGGGCGACGTGGAGAACCAGATCTTCGCCGGCCTGTCCGGTGCACTGCTCGTCGGCGACGACCGCACGCTGCTCCCCCGGCCGCTGCGTCACATCCCCGCACACACCTTCGTGCTGAAAGACGCGCAGATCGACGCCACCGGTCACATCGTCCAGAACACCGCCACCACGTCGATCAACTCGAACGACCCGACGGTACGGCTGGTCAACGGACAGCTGCGGCCGGTCCTGTCCATGAAGCCAAGACAGACACAGCTGTGGCGCCTCGTCAACGCGGGAGCCGACATCATCTACCAGCTGCAGCTGGACGGCCATCACTTCACCGTCATCGGAGAGGACGGCACTCCCGTCGCACGAACGACCACCGCTGACACACTCCTGCTGCCCCCGGGCAAGCGCTACGACGTGCTCGTCACCGCGGACGGCGGTCCGCGCAAAGCGATCCTGCGCACCACCGCGTACAGCAACGGCCCACAGGGGGACTCCTACCCCGATGTGGCCCTAGCCGACATCGTGGTGCCCGGCCACCCCGTGCACCGGCTGCCCACCGTCTCCGGCGCCATGCCCACCGCGCCGAGGGACCTCTCCCCCGCGCCGATCGCCCGGCACCGCGCCCTGGACCTGTCCGAGAACGACGCGGGGACCGCCTTCTACATCAACAGCCAACAGTTCTCGACGGACACCTCCATCTTCGACGCACCCGCCCGCCTCGGCACCGTCGAGGAGTGGACCATCCGCAACCTCAGCGGCGAGGACCACCCCTTCCACCTACACACCAACCACTTCCAGGTGATGTCGGTAAACAACGTGACCCAGCCCTACACCCACCAGCAGGACATCGTCTTGGTGCCGCACGCCGTTAACGGCGTGCCCGGACAGGTGGTGCTGCGAGTGTCCCTTGCCGACTACACCGGCAGATGGCTGTTCCACTGCCACATCGCGGCCCATGAGGACAACGGCATGATGAACTTCATCAACGTCGCCTCCTGA
- a CDS encoding integrase core domain-containing protein: MTADLGQRVESLRFLLRDRDGKYGQPFDAVFEAEEMEILKSAPRAPRMNARCERAIGSIRREALDHVLIMNEAHARQVLAAYQRHYNEHRPHRARNQLPPGAREQPATGDLERRRLLRTRVLGGVINEYR, encoded by the coding sequence GTGACAGCCGACCTCGGCCAGCGCGTGGAGTCCCTGCGGTTCCTGCTGCGCGACCGCGACGGCAAGTACGGGCAGCCGTTCGACGCCGTCTTCGAGGCCGAGGAGATGGAGATCCTGAAGAGCGCGCCGCGAGCTCCCCGAATGAACGCCCGCTGCGAGCGCGCGATCGGGAGCATCCGGCGCGAGGCCCTGGACCATGTCCTCATCATGAACGAGGCCCACGCCCGGCAGGTCCTGGCCGCCTACCAGCGGCACTACAACGAGCACCGGCCACATCGAGCCCGCAACCAACTACCGCCCGGCGCCCGCGAGCAGCCCGCCACAGGCGATCTCGAACGCCGCAGACTCCTGCGCACCCGCGTCCTCGGCGGCGTCATCAACGAGTACCGATAA
- a CDS encoding group II intron maturase-specific domain-containing protein codes for MGWAAYFRNGNSGRKFNAVDGYVHERLAIFASRKHVLRGRNWTTRYTYAWISRLGVYRLTGDVHWATARAGR; via the coding sequence TTGGGATGGGCGGCGTACTTCCGCAACGGAAACTCCGGGCGGAAGTTCAACGCGGTCGACGGCTACGTCCACGAGCGGCTGGCGATCTTCGCCAGCCGGAAACACGTCCTGCGGGGCCGGAACTGGACTACCCGCTACACCTACGCGTGGATCAGCCGGCTCGGGGTCTACCGCCTGACCGGGGACGTGCACTGGGCGACAGCGCGTGCCGGCCGGTGA
- a CDS encoding fascin domain-containing protein translates to MRNIALRLSTTTGAAFAALGLSVAGLAVLPPAPAFADTATHTTGTPVYSLGQAIAELRSQHPQRLSHDLQPADSTNGFVCSTRDTTIRSVENGDYVTAEIGFSGTQYGILTASDSSSSPGVWEHYNLCLNTTTNTYAIRSVANGDYVTAQLGFSGTEYAALTATDSAANPGLWEQFTFAPTGNGYSIRSVANGNYVTAQMGFSGVEYGMLTATDTAAEPGDWEQFQ, encoded by the coding sequence TTGCGAAACATCGCGCTCAGGCTGTCCACGACCACCGGCGCCGCCTTCGCGGCGCTCGGCCTCTCGGTGGCCGGCCTCGCCGTCCTGCCGCCGGCCCCGGCCTTCGCGGACACCGCCACCCACACCACCGGAACACCCGTGTACAGCCTGGGCCAAGCGATAGCCGAACTGCGGTCCCAGCACCCCCAGCGCCTGAGCCATGACCTCCAACCCGCCGACTCCACCAACGGGTTCGTCTGCTCCACGCGTGACACGACCATCCGCTCGGTGGAGAACGGAGACTACGTGACGGCCGAGATCGGCTTCTCCGGCACCCAGTACGGCATACTCACCGCCAGCGACTCCTCGTCCTCCCCCGGCGTCTGGGAGCACTACAACCTCTGCCTCAACACCACCACCAACACCTACGCCATCCGCTCAGTGGCCAACGGAGACTACGTGACGGCCCAACTCGGCTTCTCCGGCACCGAGTACGCCGCGCTCACCGCCACCGACTCCGCCGCCAACCCCGGCCTCTGGGAGCAGTTCACCTTCGCGCCGACCGGAAACGGCTACTCCATCCGCTCGGTGGCCAACGGGAACTACGTGACCGCCCAGATGGGCTTCTCCGGCGTCGAGTACGGCATGCTCACCGCCACCGACACCGCCGCCGAACCTGGCGACTGGGAACAGTTCCAGTAG
- a CDS encoding ATP-binding protein → MLVGQRSSRRANAAGGPLRGFGELLRECRRVAGLTQEELAEAAGLSARSVRDLERGRRGRPQRRTVEQLVSALGLAGTGAAALVAAGRRGRPVEPPVDRGREGTALLDRSEQLAVVELAAAEARAGQGAVVLVRAGAGMGKTSLLNAWVSAEQAGGMRVVRADGGELEQDFAFSVLRQLVEPLLARADPARRERLLSGPAELASYALRVDGADGGAGLSPEASLGVLHSLYWLMVHVADDGPLALVVDDAHWADVPSVRWLEYLARRVRGLPLLVVLATRPDAGTQVESLLERIGAQPHCCPVELPALATDSVAALVRTRLGDEADPRFAAACAEATRGNPLLLRELLRTLADAGVRPVGDQARVVEEFQGRILAGTVVRRLAGEPEPVRLLVRALVVLGDGAGWQVAAELAGLGEARARELGRRLQRIGVLAPGETARFEHPLVRAAIAEAVVGPVELADGHAQAAELLRREGVSEAEVAAHLLLAEPNGEAWRVEVLREAARATRGRGAPEVTVTYLRRALHEPMSVKERGPLLLELGADELQVDVGAARHRLARAAEALTDPYSRAQAAHLLANALFLEQQHEDAVDVLARAVEDLREAEDGSGLAREVSWYLQAQMLLIGYDQLSTLPAARLRARRLRDHKLAGDTPGECTVLAALSVAALSGDGSAAIADDLVDRALRGGLAGTDQSQILLSLAALAFVATDRLDDAAARFDQIADVAGRWGSFLMVSAALTWQVSISRHRGRQLALTSDFGHPAMTDEGMELRVRTAMMTQVGESMIERGDLAGAQRALAPDADSDRVGWAWQGPMLLVRSRVHAERGNPAAALAILLEYGAQERCAQVTNLALAPWRSQAALAHHALGQREDALRLAVEELELAHGWGTERSIGVASRCLGVVTGGAEGVALLREAVAALERSPARLELARAQYDLGIALSRSGEADRARQSLARALDLAQACGSVLLAGRARRALTGLGVRPRPVPPPVPSLSMTEHRVLELVGAGHSDRQIAQALLLTPQDVSVLIARVARALGASGRADLVGRGQGIAPASRP, encoded by the coding sequence GTGTTGGTCGGACAACGGAGTTCGCGCCGGGCGAATGCGGCCGGTGGACCGTTGAGGGGGTTCGGTGAGCTCCTGCGGGAGTGCCGCCGGGTGGCCGGGCTGACCCAGGAGGAGCTCGCCGAGGCGGCGGGCCTGTCCGCCCGGTCGGTCAGGGACCTGGAGCGGGGCCGACGCGGGCGCCCGCAGCGCCGCACGGTGGAGCAGCTGGTGTCGGCGCTGGGTCTGGCGGGGACCGGCGCCGCCGCCCTGGTGGCGGCCGGACGCCGCGGGCGGCCGGTGGAGCCGCCGGTCGACCGGGGCCGGGAGGGGACCGCGTTGCTCGACCGGAGCGAGCAGCTCGCAGTGGTGGAGCTCGCGGCCGCTGAGGCGCGGGCCGGGCAGGGCGCGGTGGTGCTGGTGCGGGCGGGTGCGGGGATGGGGAAGACCTCGCTGCTGAACGCCTGGGTGTCCGCCGAACAGGCCGGTGGGATGCGGGTGGTGCGGGCCGACGGTGGCGAGCTGGAGCAGGACTTCGCCTTCTCGGTGTTACGGCAGCTGGTCGAACCGCTGCTGGCTCGGGCTGATCCCGCCCGGCGGGAGCGCCTGTTGTCGGGCCCGGCGGAGTTGGCCTCGTACGCCTTGCGGGTGGACGGCGCCGATGGGGGAGCGGGGCTGTCGCCGGAGGCGTCGCTGGGTGTCCTGCACAGCCTCTACTGGCTGATGGTGCACGTCGCCGACGACGGGCCGCTCGCGCTGGTGGTCGATGACGCGCACTGGGCGGACGTGCCGTCGGTGCGTTGGTTGGAGTACCTGGCCCGGCGGGTGCGCGGTCTGCCGTTGCTGGTGGTGCTGGCCACACGCCCGGATGCCGGGACGCAGGTCGAGTCGCTGTTGGAGCGGATCGGCGCCCAGCCGCACTGCTGCCCCGTCGAGCTGCCGGCCCTCGCCACCGACAGCGTGGCCGCGCTGGTGCGGACACGGCTGGGCGATGAGGCCGATCCGCGGTTCGCCGCCGCCTGTGCCGAGGCGACCCGGGGCAATCCGCTGCTGCTGCGCGAGCTGCTGCGGACGCTGGCCGACGCCGGGGTCAGGCCGGTCGGCGATCAGGCGCGGGTGGTGGAGGAGTTCCAGGGCCGGATCCTGGCAGGCACCGTCGTCAGGCGCCTGGCGGGCGAGCCGGAGCCGGTCCGCCTGCTGGTCCGTGCCCTGGTGGTGCTGGGGGACGGCGCCGGCTGGCAGGTCGCGGCCGAGCTGGCGGGGTTGGGCGAAGCGAGGGCCCGGGAGCTCGGCCGCCGATTGCAGCGGATCGGTGTGCTGGCGCCCGGTGAGACGGCGCGGTTCGAGCATCCCCTGGTCCGGGCCGCGATCGCCGAAGCCGTCGTCGGGCCGGTGGAGTTGGCCGACGGGCATGCCCAGGCGGCCGAACTGCTCCGGCGCGAGGGGGTGTCCGAGGCCGAGGTGGCGGCCCATCTACTGCTGGCCGAACCGAACGGTGAGGCCTGGCGGGTGGAGGTCCTGCGGGAGGCGGCGAGGGCAACCCGCGGCCGGGGGGCGCCGGAGGTCACCGTGACCTATCTGCGCCGGGCCCTGCACGAACCGATGTCGGTCAAGGAACGCGGCCCGCTGCTGTTGGAGTTGGGGGCGGACGAGTTGCAGGTCGATGTCGGTGCGGCCCGGCACCGCCTGGCGCGGGCCGCGGAGGCGCTGACCGACCCGTACTCCCGGGCCCAGGCGGCTCACCTGCTCGCCAACGCGCTGTTCCTCGAGCAGCAGCACGAGGACGCCGTCGACGTGCTCGCCCGCGCGGTGGAGGACCTGCGGGAGGCGGAGGACGGCAGCGGGCTCGCCCGCGAGGTGTCGTGGTACCTGCAGGCCCAGATGCTGCTGATCGGATACGACCAGCTGTCCACGCTCCCCGCGGCCAGGTTGCGGGCCCGACGACTGCGGGACCACAAACTGGCCGGTGACACCCCTGGGGAGTGCACGGTGCTCGCCGCGCTGTCCGTGGCGGCCCTCAGCGGCGACGGCAGCGCCGCCATCGCCGACGACCTCGTCGACCGGGCGCTGCGCGGCGGGCTGGCGGGCACGGACCAGTCGCAGATCCTGCTGAGCCTGGCCGCGCTGGCCTTCGTGGCCACGGACCGGCTCGACGACGCGGCGGCGCGCTTCGACCAGATCGCCGACGTGGCCGGGCGCTGGGGTTCCTTCCTCATGGTGTCGGCGGCGTTGACCTGGCAGGTGTCGATCAGCCGCCACCGGGGTCGACAGCTCGCGCTCACCTCGGACTTCGGGCACCCGGCCATGACCGACGAGGGTATGGAACTGCGGGTCCGGACAGCCATGATGACCCAGGTGGGCGAGTCGATGATCGAGCGCGGCGACCTGGCCGGGGCGCAGCGGGCGCTGGCCCCGGACGCCGACAGCGACCGGGTGGGCTGGGCGTGGCAGGGCCCGATGCTCCTCGTCCGCAGCCGGGTGCACGCCGAGCGGGGCAACCCGGCCGCCGCGCTCGCGATCCTGCTGGAGTACGGCGCGCAGGAGCGGTGCGCTCAGGTCACCAACCTCGCCCTGGCGCCCTGGCGGTCGCAGGCGGCCCTCGCGCACCATGCGCTGGGGCAGCGCGAGGACGCACTGCGGCTCGCCGTCGAGGAGTTGGAGCTGGCGCACGGCTGGGGCACCGAGCGCTCCATCGGGGTGGCGTCGCGCTGCCTGGGCGTCGTGACGGGCGGGGCCGAAGGGGTCGCCCTGCTGCGCGAAGCCGTCGCCGCGCTGGAGCGGTCCCCGGCCCGCCTCGAGCTGGCCCGCGCCCAGTACGACCTGGGGATCGCCCTGTCGCGCAGCGGCGAGGCCGATCGCGCCCGGCAGAGCCTCGCCCGGGCGCTGGACCTCGCGCAGGCCTGCGGCAGCGTCCTGCTGGCCGGCCGGGCGCGTCGGGCGTTGACCGGGCTGGGCGTGCGCCCCCGCCCGGTGCCACCGCCCGTCCCCAGCCTGTCGATGACCGAGCACCGGGTGCTGGAGCTGGTCGGTGCCGGCCACAGCGACCGGCAGATCGCCCAGGCCCTGCTGCTGACCCCGCAGGACGTGAGCGTACTGATCGCCCGGGTGGCCCGCGCCCTGGGCGCGAGCGGCCGGGCCGACCTGGTCGGCCGCGGGCAGGGCATCGCACCCGCGAGCCGACCGTGA